TGATGACCAATGAAGACTGGTCCCGCCTGGTGGATACCAGTGACGAGTGGATCACCAGCCGCACGGGAATCAAAGAACGTCATTTTGCCGCGGACAACGAGGCCACTTCGGACCTGGTCGCCAAAGCGTGCCAGAAGGCGGTTGCGGATGCCGGGTTGGAACTGACGGATATCGACACCTTGATTGTGGCCACCGTGACCCCGGACACGGCGTTTCCCTCCACGGCCAATTGGGCTCAGAAAAAGATGGGCATTCCGCCCATCCCCTCCTTTGATATCGGCGCCGCCTGCTCCGGGTTCCTGTACGGCCTGATCGTGGCCCAGAGCCTGTTGCTGACCGGAGCCTCCAGGCGCATCCTGGTGTCCGGCGCTGAGGTGCTTTCGCGCATGATGAACTGGGAAGACCGCAACACATGCGTGTTGTTTGGAGACGGGGCCGGGGCCGCAGTTCTGGCGCTGGAAGAGGGAGAGCGCGGAATCCTCTCGACTTTCTGGGGCGCCGACGGCAACCTGGGCGACCTGCTTTTGCAGCCCGCCGGCGGCAGCGCCATGCCCGCCAGTGAAGAAACGGTACGCCTGAAAAAACACACCGTGCACATGGCGGGAAACGAGATCTTTAAGCATGCCGTGCTGCGCATGCAGGAATCCGCCGAAGAGGCCCTGAAGCTTGCCGGCCTGACCGCGGCGGACGTCGACCTCTATATCCCCCACCAGGCCAACACGCGCATTATCGACGCCACCATCAAGCGCGCCGGTATCCCCCGCGAAAAAACATATATCAATATCGATCGCATCGCCAATATCTCCGCCGCAACCATTCCCATCGCCATGGATGAAGCCTGGAAAGAAGGACGCCTGAAAGAAGGCGACAACCTGCTCATGACCGCTTTCGGAGCGGGCCTTACCTGGGCCGGCGTCGCCGTGCGCATGTAGGCTTTCATGCCGGAAAACCTGGCTGAATTGCTGGTGACTGATGGCCTTATGGAGGCCGAGATCATCCGCGCCAAGCTGGATAGTTTCGGCATTCCCTGCATGCTGAAGTTCGAATCGGTCGGCCGCTTGCTGGCCATCTCCATGAACGGTCTGGGCAAGGTGAGGATCATGGTGCCCCCGGATCGCCTGGAAGAGGCGCGGGAACTCATGGCCGTTGATGTGGACAACGGCGAAGAAAGCACGGATTCCGACAACCCCCGTTGATTCTTTGCTCTCATGCCATTATTCCTCATCCCGGAAAGGATTGTTGTGAAGCTTTGACTTTGCGACCACTCAACCCTACAATTCGAACATGGTCCAAGTCGGAAAAACTCCCCGAAGATCCGCTGCCATCCTGATCCGGAGGGGGGAGATGGCGGCTCACTTCACCATGGGCGAGGCCATCGAATGCATGTCTTGCGCCTTTGCCGGGCTTTCTGCAGGTACCAGCGTGGTACCCGGGCGGTACGTGGTGGATTCGCCCGACGGTGGACTGACTTTGCTGATGAAGCCGGCTTTTTCCGGTGATCAACGCGCATCTGGAGTGAAAGTCCTCTCTCAGCGGAATACGGGGCCGGTTCGAGGTGTTCCCACCATTACCGGGATCGTCCTGCTTTTCGATAGCCGGACTGGTGAACTGCTGGCCATGCTGGATGGTGAGTTTATCACCGCCATCCGTACCGGTGCCGCCGGTGGACTGGCCACGGACCTGCTTGCCCCAGAGGAATCCCGGAACCTGGCGCTTTTCGGTTGCGGCGCCCAGGGGCGCACCCAATTGGAGGCGGTCTGCACCGTCCGGCCAATTGAAAGGATCTGGATATTCGACACCTCCAGGGAGCGGGCGGAGTTTTTTCTGGAAGAGATGGGACAGAGGATCCCGGCGGAAATCGTGATCGCCCATGACCTCTCGGTACTGGAGGAGGCGGATATTGTCTGCACCGCCACCAACGCCACCCGGCCCCTGTTCGGCCGGGAACATATCCGGCCGGGGACGCACATCAACGCCGTCGGTTCATTCAAGCCCCACATGCAGGAGTTGGACCCGGAACTGATCCGGTTGTCGCGAATCTTCCTGGATGACCAAAGCGCCTGTATTAGAGAAAGTGGTGACCTCGTCAAGGCCGTGCTACGATTCGGCAACCTGGACGATCAGATCATCGGCGGGATCGGTGATCTGGTATTGGGTAAGATCACAGGCAGGACTTCGCCCGGGGAAATCACCCTGTTCAAGAGTGTGGGTACCGCCATCCAGGACCTGGCCGTGGCCGACAGGATCTATCAGAAATCCCGCAAACTGGGATTCGGAGAGGAAGTCCGGTTTTATGAATAGCTTTCCCAGCATTTTTAACGAAGTAATTGGTCCGGTCATGCGCGGACCCTCCAGCTCCCACACCGCGGCTTCCTGGCGGATCGCACGGATATGCCTGCAGGTCCTGAACGAGCCGCTGCGCGCTGCGCTGGTGGAGTTTGACAAAGATGGGGCCTGGTGTGCCAACTACCGCGAACAGGGCACCGCCATGGGTATCGACGGCGGCTTGCTGGGCCTCGATATCCGTGACGACCGCATGAAAGAGACCGGGTTGCCGGCCAGGGAAGGCGGGGTGGAGATCAAATACGGCATCAGCCGTTTCCCCACCACCCATGCCAATACGGTGCGGTTGACCCTGGAGGGAAAAACCGGTAAGCAGGTGAGGGTGCAGGCGATTTCCACCGGTGGTGGCGCCTTTGAGATTCAGCGGATAGATGACTTTCGCGCACAAATCCGGGGGGATTATCATGAACTCCTGGCATTTTACGGCAAAGGAAAGCAGGCAAAGGCCGACGAAGCGGCGGGGTCGATCATAGGGGCGTTGAAACCGCCATTGCAGGCGACAGTCCGGCGAATGGAATGTCGAGGGCCGGCCGGAACCTTGCTGAACCTGAAGTCACCCGAACCCTTCCCCAAGGTGCCTCCGGGCTGGATGCGGATCGACCCGGTTCTTCCCATCGTATCGGGCAACGAGAAAACACTTCCCTTTGATTCCATCCACGCAATGCTTCAATACGCGGAACGCAGGGGGCTTGACCTTGGATCGGTGGGCCTGGTCTATGAGGAATGCCGCAGTGGTCTTTCCAGGGAAGCGTTGAAACAAAGCATGGAACAGATCATCGCAATCGTAGACCAGAGTATTTGCAAGGGCCTGGATGGCACCGAATACAAAGACCGTATTCTGCACCGGCAATCCCACCGGGTGGATGAGGCGGAACAGGCTGGAGTGATACCCGCCACTATTGTCAACCCCATAATCGCCAATGTGTCCGCAATTATGGAGGCGAAAAGCGCTTTGGAGGTGATCGTGGCCAACCCCACGGCGGGATCCTGCGGAACCGTGGGCGGTGTGCTGAAAGCCGTGTCCGCTGTATTGGGATCCACCCCGGATCAGTTGATCCATGCCTATTTCGCCGCGGGAATCATCGGCGCCTGGTTTGCCATGGGGCCGGGTTTCTCCGCCGAGGAGCATGGCTGCCAGGTGGAGTGCGGCGCGGCTTCGGGCATGGCCGCGGCCGGGATCGTCCAGCTCATGGGGGGAACGGCCGGGCAGGCGGTCGCCG
This window of the Candidatus Aminicenantes bacterium genome carries:
- a CDS encoding ketoacyl-ACP synthase III, coding for MKRVRIIGTGSYLPERVMTNEDWSRLVDTSDEWITSRTGIKERHFAADNEATSDLVAKACQKAVADAGLELTDIDTLIVATVTPDTAFPSTANWAQKKMGIPPIPSFDIGAACSGFLYGLIVAQSLLLTGASRRILVSGAEVLSRMMNWEDRNTCVLFGDGAGAAVLALEEGERGILSTFWGADGNLGDLLLQPAGGSAMPASEETVRLKKHTVHMAGNEIFKHAVLRMQESAEEALKLAGLTAADVDLYIPHQANTRIIDATIKRAGIPREKTYINIDRIANISAATIPIAMDEAWKEGRLKEGDNLLMTAFGAGLTWAGVAVRM
- a CDS encoding serine dehydratase yields the protein MNSFPSIFNEVIGPVMRGPSSSHTAASWRIARICLQVLNEPLRAALVEFDKDGAWCANYREQGTAMGIDGGLLGLDIRDDRMKETGLPAREGGVEIKYGISRFPTTHANTVRLTLEGKTGKQVRVQAISTGGGAFEIQRIDDFRAQIRGDYHELLAFYGKGKQAKADEAAGSIIGALKPPLQATVRRMECRGPAGTLLNLKSPEPFPKVPPGWMRIDPVLPIVSGNEKTLPFDSIHAMLQYAERRGLDLGSVGLVYEECRSGLSREALKQSMEQIIAIVDQSICKGLDGTEYKDRILHRQSHRVDEAEQAGVIPATIVNPIIANVSAIMEAKSALEVIVANPTAGSCGTVGGVLKAVSAVLGSTPDQLIHAYFAAGIIGAWFAMGPGFSAEEHGCQVECGAASGMAAAGIVQLMGGTAGQAVAAASMAIQNMIGLICDPVADRVEVPCLGKNISAAVNAFSSAVMARSGFNAVIPLDEVIQTVATVGKQMPGCVKCSGKGGLAVTPSAQRLKDRLENAQTGHKLGTVLDNLTISTHQPARFKKRHLAAQRRCIPPAVVAEEANCQIDRVESISHQFRPSLTVSAPFRSAVP
- a CDS encoding ornithine cyclodeaminase, which codes for MVQVGKTPRRSAAILIRRGEMAAHFTMGEAIECMSCAFAGLSAGTSVVPGRYVVDSPDGGLTLLMKPAFSGDQRASGVKVLSQRNTGPVRGVPTITGIVLLFDSRTGELLAMLDGEFITAIRTGAAGGLATDLLAPEESRNLALFGCGAQGRTQLEAVCTVRPIERIWIFDTSRERAEFFLEEMGQRIPAEIVIAHDLSVLEEADIVCTATNATRPLFGREHIRPGTHINAVGSFKPHMQELDPELIRLSRIFLDDQSACIRESGDLVKAVLRFGNLDDQIIGGIGDLVLGKITGRTSPGEITLFKSVGTAIQDLAVADRIYQKSRKLGFGEEVRFYE
- a CDS encoding DUF2007 domain-containing protein, producing MPENLAELLVTDGLMEAEIIRAKLDSFGIPCMLKFESVGRLLAISMNGLGKVRIMVPPDRLEEARELMAVDVDNGEESTDSDNPR